Part of the Micromonospora inyonensis genome, CGCGCTGCTGGTGACGGTCCTGACGGGCACGTTCGCCCTGACCGCCTGCGCCTCGGACGACCCGGCCGACGACGGAACGCTGACCGTGTGGAGCCTGGAGAACCAGACCGACCGCGTCCAGGCCGCCCAGGCCGTGGCCGACCGGTTCACCGCCAGGAGCGGTGTCAAGGTCAAGATCGTGGCCACGGACGAGAATCAGTTCACCCAGCTCATCACGTCCGCCGCCGCCGCGGGCGACCTGCCCGACGTGGTCGGCGCGCTGCCGCTGTCCGCCGTGTGGCAGCTGTCGGCCAACGACATCCTGGACACCGCCGCCGCCGAGAGCGTGGTCAACGACCTCGGGGCGGACACGTTCTCCGACCGGGCCCTCGACCTGACCCGCAACGACGGCAAGCAGCTCGCCGTCCCGTCCGACGCGTGGGCGCAGCTGCTGGTCTACCGCAAGGACCTCTTCGCCGCCGCCGGCCTGCCGGCACCGGACTCGTACGAGGCCATCGCGCGGGCCGCGCAGAAGCTCGACACCGGCGGTACGGCGGGCATCACCCTGGCCACCGTCGCCAACGACGCGTTCACCGCACAGTCGGTGGAGTTCCTCGGCCTGGGCAACGGCTGCGAGCTGGTGGACGACAAGGGCACGGTGACCCTCGACTCGAAGCCCTGCACCGAGACCTTCGGGCTCTACGGTGACCTGGCGCGCAAGTACTCCGTGCAGGGTGCGCAGGACGTCGACTCCACCCGGGCCACGTACTTCGCCGGCAAGGCGGCGATGGTCGTCTGGTCGTCGTTCATCCTCGACGAGATGGCCGGCCTGCGCGACGACGCCAAACCCAACTGCCCGCAGTGCCAAGCAGACCCGGCCTTCCTCGCCAAGAACAGCGGGTTCGTCACCGCGGTCAAGGGCCCCAGCGGCACCGAGCCGGCGGGCTTCGGCGAGATCACCTCCTGGTCGATCACGGACGGCGCGTCCGAGTCCGCCAAGGACTTCGTCGCGTTCATGATGGACGAGGGCTACGCCGACTGGCTGGGCGTCGCTCCCGAGGGCAAGATGCCGGCGCGGACCGGCACGAAGGACAGCCCGCAGAAGTTCACCGAGGCGTGGAACGGCCTCACCGCCGGGGTGGACACCAAGAAGCCGCTCGGCGAGATCTACCCCGCCGACGTCATGGAGGCGCTGCGGACCAGCCCGGACACCATCCGCCGGTGGGGCATCACCCAGGGGCAGGGCAAGCTGGTCGGCGCGACCCTCGGTGAGCTGCCCGTGCCGAAGGCGATCAACGCTCTCGCCACCGGCCAGGTCGACGCCGCCGGGGCCTGCAAGCAGGCGGCCGACGCGGTGGAATCGATCAAGACGTCGCTGAAGTAGCGATGACGACCCTCAAGTCCGCCGGGCCGGCGACGCCGCGCGAGAAGCGCCGTCGGCCCGGTCCGACCCTCAAACAGCGGGAGAACCGCACCGGACTCGCGTTCCTGACCCCCACGCTGATCGTGGTCCTGGTCGTCGTCGTGGTGCCGATCCTCTGGACCGTCATGCTGGCGTTCCAGCAGATCCGTCTGATCAACATCCGGCGGGCGGGCATCTTCGGTGAGTACAGCCTGCGCAACTTCGCCACCGTGCTGGACTCGCCGGGGTTCTGGCGCTCGCTGGGCACCACGCTGGCGTTCACCATCGGCGCGACCGGCCTCTCCATCCTGCTGGGACTGGTCGCGGCGCTCGCCCTGCGCCGGCCGTCACGGGGACGCACGGTGGCCCGGGCCGCGATGCTGCTGCCCTACGTCGCGCCGGTCGTCGCGGTGACCTTCGTCTGGGAGGTCATGCTCAGCCCGCAGTTCGGCATCGTCAACGAGTGGGGCACCCGCTTCCTCGGCTGGGACCAGCCGGTGGCCTTCCTCAGCCAGCGGGAGTCGGAGTTGTTCGGCGTCGGCGTCCCGACCGCCCTGCTGACGGTGATCGTCTTCGAGGGTTGGCGCTACTTCCCGTTCGCCTTCCTCTTCCTGCTCGCCCGGTTGCAGGCGGTGCCGCCCGAGCTGGAGGAGGCCGCCCGGATCGACGGCGCGACGCCCAGCCAGCGCTTCCGGTACGTGCTGCTGCCGCAGCTCGG contains:
- a CDS encoding carbohydrate ABC transporter permease; protein product: MTTLKSAGPATPREKRRRPGPTLKQRENRTGLAFLTPTLIVVLVVVVVPILWTVMLAFQQIRLINIRRAGIFGEYSLRNFATVLDSPGFWRSLGTTLAFTIGATGLSILLGLVAALALRRPSRGRTVARAAMLLPYVAPVVAVTFVWEVMLSPQFGIVNEWGTRFLGWDQPVAFLSQRESELFGVGVPTALLTVIVFEGWRYFPFAFLFLLARLQAVPPELEEAARIDGATPSQRFRYVLLPQLGPVIALLCVLRFIMTFTKFDDVYLLTGGGAGTDVVSVRVYEFLTARFDIGAAAAQALVIAAVLVVLLAVYLRFFAPRIEEGER
- a CDS encoding ABC transporter substrate-binding protein, yielding MRRKSPPSVRRSPVASALLVTVLTGTFALTACASDDPADDGTLTVWSLENQTDRVQAAQAVADRFTARSGVKVKIVATDENQFTQLITSAAAAGDLPDVVGALPLSAVWQLSANDILDTAAAESVVNDLGADTFSDRALDLTRNDGKQLAVPSDAWAQLLVYRKDLFAAAGLPAPDSYEAIARAAQKLDTGGTAGITLATVANDAFTAQSVEFLGLGNGCELVDDKGTVTLDSKPCTETFGLYGDLARKYSVQGAQDVDSTRATYFAGKAAMVVWSSFILDEMAGLRDDAKPNCPQCQADPAFLAKNSGFVTAVKGPSGTEPAGFGEITSWSITDGASESAKDFVAFMMDEGYADWLGVAPEGKMPARTGTKDSPQKFTEAWNGLTAGVDTKKPLGEIYPADVMEALRTSPDTIRRWGITQGQGKLVGATLGELPVPKAINALATGQVDAAGACKQAADAVESIKTSLK